From Musa acuminata AAA Group cultivar baxijiao chromosome BXJ3-8, Cavendish_Baxijiao_AAA, whole genome shotgun sequence, one genomic window encodes:
- the LOC135644574 gene encoding uncharacterized protein LOC135644574 encodes MATISAVSTSLYSSIPHRGVVPRSFRPLPRLLSLSFSPLPSPLIRRSLFLLPSKPFPASWRSRKAVAEGEAAASEEEPTAEAVAAAATTAEEEDATVAVAVSPSDMLTMFFQAEGTMDESAISGVSKALEGQEGVSDLNVRVAEGIATVELTKQTTVQATGVASNLLEAIQGAGFKLQALNLSFEDEEDAVS; translated from the exons ATGGCCACCATTTCCGCAGTCTCTACCTCACTCTACTCATCTATCCCTCACCGAGGCGTCGTTCCCCGTTCTTTCCGCCCCCTTCCtcgtctcctctccctctccttctctccGCTCCCATCCCCTCTCATCCGACGGAGCCTCTTCCTCCTTCCGTCGAAGCCCTTCCCGGCCTCCTGGAGATCCCGCAAGGCCGTCGCCGAAGGGGAGGCCGCGGCCTCGGAGGAGGAACCAACGGCGGAGGCAGTAGCGGCTGCGGCGacgacggcggaggaggaggatgccACGGTCGCCGTCGCGGTCTCGCCCTCGGACATGCTCACCATGTTCTTCCAG GCCGAAGGAACAATGGATGAGTCGGCGATTTCTGGTGTGAGCAAGGCTTTAGAG GGACAGGAAGGAGTCAGTGATTTGAATGTTCGAGTGGCTGAGGGTATTGCAACTGTTGAG TTAACAAAACAGACGACGGTTCAAGCTACTGGAGTGGCTTCCAATTTACTTGAGGCCATACAAGGAGCAGGCTTCAAGTTGCAAGCTTTAAATTTGAGTTTTGAGGATGAAGAGGATGCTGTCAGCTAA
- the LOC135582717 gene encoding uncharacterized protein LOC135582717, translating to MASCLITLLTPMVPTSSSPPSPGLCKPHAFAHATNFFPVLSSPRALSSAFRGHHHFRGNGTMRRRRRRLVVRAGPPSTNSLIFAFVLPLSLLLGTIFTAARVADRLDEKYLEELAMNKAIMEEKEAEEDDSDKDGKVAAEEDESILPDEEEGVAAVPRVRNRPKREAQL from the exons ATGGCTTCATGTCTCATCACTCTCCTCACGCCCATGGTGCCAACATCCAGCTCACCTCCTTCGCCCGGTCTCTGCAAGCCACATGCCTTCGCTCATGCTACCAATTTCTTCCCTGTCCTCTCCTCCCCCCGTGCCCTTTCCTCTGCCTTCAGAGGCCACCACCATTTTAGGGGTAATGGTaccatgaggaggaggaggaggagattggTGGTGAGGGCTGGGCCCCCTAGCACCAACAGCCTTATCTTTGCCTTCGTGCTCCCGCTTTCCCTCCTCCTCGGCACCATCTTCACTGCCGCGCGTGTCGCCGACAGGCTCGACGAGAAGTACCTTGAGGAG CTCGCGATGAATAAAGCGATCATGGAggaaaaggaagcagaggaggatgATAGTGACAAGGACGGAAAAGTGGCGGCAGAAGAAGATGAAAGCATTTTGCCGGACGAAGAGGAGGGCGTTGCAGCCGTCCCACGTGTTCGGAACCGCCCCAAGCGAGAAGCACAATTGTAG